From the Microbacterium thalassium genome, one window contains:
- a CDS encoding MarR family winged helix-turn-helix transcriptional regulator produces MPRARAIPAADRLTSSPLGDDLSFLLARANAMSVAEVNAALAEHGLKVRAFAVLAIVADDVRPSQRELADFLRLDPSQIVVLVDDLERRGLVERLPDPDDRRAKVVVATPAGERLAADARAAARAADDRTYAALTPAAREHLTGLLRRIAIDDVG; encoded by the coding sequence ATGCCTCGTGCCCGTGCCATCCCCGCCGCAGACCGGCTGACGTCTTCGCCGCTCGGCGACGACCTCAGCTTCCTGCTCGCGCGCGCCAACGCGATGTCGGTGGCCGAGGTGAACGCCGCGCTCGCCGAACACGGCCTGAAGGTGCGCGCCTTCGCGGTGCTCGCGATCGTCGCCGACGATGTCCGTCCGTCGCAGCGTGAGCTCGCCGACTTCCTCCGTCTGGACCCGAGTCAGATCGTCGTGCTCGTCGACGATCTGGAGCGGCGCGGGCTGGTCGAGCGTCTCCCCGACCCGGACGACCGCCGCGCGAAGGTCGTGGTCGCGACCCCGGCCGGGGAGCGGCTCGCGGCCGACGCGCGCGCCGCGGCGAGGGCGGCCGACGACCGCACGTACGCCGCGCTGACACCCGCCGCGCGCGAGCACCTCACGGGGCTGCTTCGCCGCATCGCCATCGACGACGTCGGCTGA
- a CDS encoding acyl-CoA dehydrogenase family protein: MVNVALPRTLFDEEHEQFRDAVREFVKREVLPNVEAWSAAGQVDRSLFAKAAESGLIGINAPEEFGGGGVDDFRYNAILTEELARVGATDVSMSICGENDLVAPYLVAFGTPEQNERWLAPMIAGEKVGAIALTEPGTGSDLSGIATTALPDGDDLVVNGAKTFISNGMLADFFVTAVRTDPASDRKGISLVVIDADAPGFARTGPLKKIGLSAQDTAELSFSDVRIPKSNVLGELGEGLANMRHNLPMERMSIAITAMARMRATFEDALGYAKDRRAFGQRVIDFQANRFYLAELATEIEVTQTFIDRCIVDVSNHALDATTAAMAKWWATELHQRVIQRALQLHGGYGYMREYAVAHDYMDSRVATIFGGTTEIMKEIIGRQLAR; encoded by the coding sequence ATGGTCAACGTAGCCCTTCCCCGAACCCTCTTCGATGAGGAGCACGAGCAGTTCCGCGACGCCGTCCGCGAGTTCGTCAAGCGCGAGGTGCTTCCGAACGTGGAGGCGTGGAGCGCCGCCGGTCAGGTGGATCGGAGCCTGTTCGCCAAGGCCGCGGAGTCGGGGCTGATCGGCATCAACGCCCCGGAGGAGTTCGGCGGCGGCGGCGTCGACGACTTCCGGTACAACGCGATCCTCACCGAGGAGCTCGCCCGGGTCGGCGCGACGGACGTCTCGATGTCGATCTGCGGCGAGAACGACCTGGTGGCCCCCTACCTCGTCGCCTTCGGCACCCCCGAGCAGAACGAGCGGTGGCTGGCCCCCATGATCGCGGGCGAGAAGGTCGGCGCGATCGCGCTGACCGAGCCGGGCACCGGGTCGGATCTCTCCGGGATCGCGACGACCGCGCTCCCCGACGGTGACGACCTGGTGGTCAACGGCGCGAAGACGTTCATCTCGAACGGCATGCTGGCGGACTTCTTCGTCACGGCCGTGCGCACCGACCCCGCATCCGACCGCAAGGGCATCAGCCTCGTCGTGATCGACGCCGACGCGCCCGGATTCGCCCGCACGGGTCCGCTCAAGAAGATCGGCCTGTCGGCGCAGGACACCGCGGAGCTGTCGTTCTCGGACGTCCGCATCCCGAAGTCGAACGTCCTCGGCGAGTTGGGCGAGGGTCTGGCGAACATGCGGCACAACCTCCCCATGGAGCGGATGAGCATCGCGATCACGGCGATGGCGCGCATGCGCGCGACGTTCGAGGATGCGCTGGGCTATGCGAAGGACCGGCGCGCCTTCGGGCAGCGGGTCATCGACTTCCAGGCCAATCGGTTCTATCTGGCGGAGCTGGCGACCGAGATCGAGGTGACGCAGACGTTCATCGACCGCTGCATCGTGGACGTCTCGAACCACGCGCTCGACGCCACGACCGCGGCGATGGCGAAGTGGTGGGCGACCGAGCTGCACCAGCGGGTCATCCAGCGGGCGCTGCAGCTGCATGGCGGCTACGGCTACATGCGCGAGTACGCGGTCGCGCACGACTACATGGACTCCCGCGTCGCGACCATCTTCGGCGGCACGACCGAGATCATGAAGGAGATCATCGGGCGCCAGCTCGCCCGCTGA
- a CDS encoding acyl-CoA synthetase, giving the protein MRNRGLGFWLAKRRLKNPDKPAIVFDEDVITYREIADAADRVAAVLWHRGIRKGDSVAYIGENSPQFLQVLFGAAQIGAVFVPVNTRLAAPEITHVLTDSGARALILDLDFLERAMPGVEAGRIAHVIVTGEGTADNPGLTVQMTETTGGHTIADVTLDDPAAIIYTSGTTGKPKGAVLTNGNLTWAAINCIIDYDVAFAEKSLMISPMFHVAALGMGALPAILKGGTLVLEKAFDPGRALALIQRHGITMLAGVPTTFQMMADHPDWASTDLSTLEKLTCGGSAVPTRILNAYEERGLSFSQGYGMTETSPGATGLAPEKTREKQGSVGLPQFFTEVRIADENGDMVPRGTVGEIEISGPNVFPGYHGLPEATAKSFTDDGWFRSGDLGYLDPDGFLYIADRLKDMIISGGENIYPAEIENLINDIEGISGVAVVGIPDERWGEVPWAVVTVREGTEVDTESVREHLDGVLARYKLPKNVVVVEDFPRTASGKIRKADLRARFGRSS; this is encoded by the coding sequence ATGCGCAATCGCGGACTCGGATTCTGGCTCGCCAAGCGGCGCCTGAAGAACCCCGACAAGCCGGCGATCGTGTTCGACGAGGACGTGATCACGTACCGAGAGATCGCCGACGCCGCCGACCGCGTGGCCGCGGTGCTGTGGCATCGCGGCATCCGCAAGGGCGATTCCGTCGCCTACATCGGCGAGAACAGCCCGCAGTTCCTGCAGGTGCTGTTCGGCGCCGCCCAGATCGGGGCCGTGTTCGTCCCGGTCAACACGCGCCTCGCGGCGCCCGAGATCACCCACGTGCTCACCGACTCCGGGGCACGGGCGCTGATCCTCGACCTGGACTTCCTCGAGCGGGCGATGCCGGGCGTCGAGGCGGGGCGCATCGCGCACGTCATCGTCACCGGCGAGGGCACCGCGGACAACCCCGGTCTCACCGTGCAGATGACCGAGACCACCGGCGGCCACACGATCGCGGATGTGACGCTGGACGATCCGGCCGCGATCATCTACACGTCTGGGACGACCGGAAAGCCCAAGGGCGCCGTGCTCACGAACGGCAACCTGACCTGGGCGGCCATCAACTGCATCATCGACTACGACGTGGCCTTCGCCGAGAAGTCGCTCATGATCTCGCCGATGTTCCACGTCGCGGCGCTCGGCATGGGGGCTCTGCCGGCGATCCTCAAGGGCGGGACGCTCGTCCTCGAGAAGGCCTTCGATCCGGGTCGGGCGCTCGCCCTCATCCAGCGCCACGGCATCACGATGCTCGCGGGCGTGCCGACGACCTTCCAGATGATGGCGGACCACCCCGACTGGGCATCCACCGACCTGTCGACGCTGGAGAAGCTCACGTGCGGCGGGTCGGCCGTGCCCACCCGCATCCTGAACGCCTACGAGGAGCGCGGCCTCAGCTTCTCGCAGGGATACGGCATGACCGAGACCTCGCCCGGCGCGACGGGACTGGCCCCGGAGAAGACCCGCGAGAAGCAGGGCAGCGTCGGGCTGCCGCAGTTCTTCACCGAGGTGCGGATCGCCGACGAGAACGGCGACATGGTGCCGCGCGGCACGGTCGGCGAGATCGAGATCTCGGGCCCGAACGTCTTCCCCGGCTACCACGGGCTTCCCGAGGCGACGGCGAAGTCGTTCACGGACGACGGCTGGTTTCGATCCGGGGATCTGGGCTACCTGGATCCCGACGGATTCCTCTACATCGCCGACCGACTGAAGGACATGATCATCTCGGGCGGCGAGAACATCTACCCCGCCGAGATCGAGAACCTCATCAACGACATCGAGGGCATCTCGGGCGTCGCCGTCGTCGGCATCCCCGACGAGCGCTGGGGCGAGGTCCCGTGGGCGGTCGTCACGGTGCGCGAGGGCACCGAGGTCGACACCGAGTCGGTGCGAGAGCACCTGGACGGCGTACTGGCCCGGTACAAGCTGCCCAAGAACGTCGTGGTCGTCGAGGACTTCCCGCGGACCGCATCCGGCAAGATCCGCAAGGCCGACCTGCGCGCCCGATTCGGTCGTTCCTCCTAG
- a CDS encoding type II toxin-antitoxin system VapB family antitoxin — protein sequence MGRTNIDIDEELVAEVMGRYRLESKRSAVDFALRNLIAQPLSMDEILAMRGTGIEFDNDEVEGGWTAA from the coding sequence ATGGGGCGCACCAACATCGACATCGACGAAGAGCTGGTGGCTGAGGTCATGGGCCGGTACCGGCTGGAGTCGAAGCGCAGCGCGGTGGACTTCGCGCTGCGGAACCTGATCGCGCAGCCGTTGTCGATGGACGAGATTCTTGCGATGCGCGGCACCGGCATCGAATTCGACAACGACGAGGTCGAGGGCGGCTGGACCGCAGCGTGA
- a CDS encoding sodium:calcium antiporter translates to MTEPWPLWPSVLALAGAVIIIIFAGSRLARAADEIADRTGIGEAVAGAVFLGAVTSLPGIVTTATGALAGDAAFALANPIGGIALQTVWLAIADLVYRRANLEHAAASLENILQAIVLIALMALPVIAFATPDLQIGWIHPVTILIPVFYLYGLHLVRRVHEEPMWRPIRTSETREDEGGPVRTQSLVRLWGTLASLGLVVAVTGWVIGQAGLSVVAATGWSSGITGFTLTTAITSLPELIVLIAAIRMGALTLGVANIIGGNVFDVLTLSVADSFYLEGTIYSAAGAVSLVLLGGTLLITAVLGAGLVMRDRQGIGFEGIAIPALYAGTIALAVSAL, encoded by the coding sequence ATGACCGAGCCCTGGCCCCTCTGGCCGAGCGTCCTGGCCCTCGCGGGCGCCGTGATCATCATCATCTTCGCGGGCTCGAGGCTCGCGCGCGCGGCCGACGAGATCGCCGACCGCACCGGGATCGGCGAGGCGGTGGCCGGCGCGGTCTTCCTCGGTGCGGTCACGTCCCTGCCGGGGATCGTCACGACGGCGACGGGTGCGCTCGCCGGAGACGCCGCCTTCGCGCTGGCGAACCCCATCGGCGGCATCGCGCTGCAGACGGTGTGGCTCGCGATCGCCGACCTGGTGTATCGCCGCGCGAACCTCGAGCACGCGGCGGCGTCGCTGGAGAACATCCTGCAGGCGATCGTGCTCATCGCCCTGATGGCGCTGCCCGTCATCGCCTTCGCGACCCCGGACCTGCAGATCGGCTGGATCCATCCGGTCACGATCCTCATCCCCGTGTTCTACCTGTATGGCCTGCACCTCGTGCGACGAGTGCACGAAGAGCCCATGTGGCGCCCGATCCGCACCAGCGAGACGCGGGAGGACGAGGGCGGGCCGGTGCGCACGCAGTCGCTGGTGCGGCTGTGGGGGACGCTCGCCTCGCTCGGCCTCGTCGTGGCGGTCACCGGGTGGGTCATCGGCCAGGCGGGTCTGAGCGTCGTCGCCGCCACGGGCTGGTCGAGCGGGATCACGGGGTTCACCCTCACCACGGCGATCACGTCGCTGCCCGAGCTCATCGTCCTCATCGCGGCCATCCGCATGGGCGCGCTGACGCTCGGTGTGGCGAACATCATCGGCGGGAACGTCTTCGACGTCCTGACTCTGAGCGTCGCGGACTCGTTCTACCTCGAGGGGACCATCTACTCGGCCGCCGGCGCCGTCAGTCTCGTGCTGCTGGGGGGCACGCTGCTGATCACGGCCGTGCTCGGCGCGGGGCTCGTGATGCGGGACCGCCAGGGGATCGGGTTCGAGGGGATCGCCATCCCGGCGCTCTACGCCGGGACGATCGCGCTCGCGGTCTCGGCGCTCTGA
- a CDS encoding 5-methyltetrahydropteroyltriglutamate--homocysteine S-methyltransferase: MSHEPPFRADIVGSFLRPAAVHEARHDHALGDLSTQALHAVEDDAIIDLVKKEADAGLKLATDGEFRRSWWHFDFFGLLDGVEIVELDHGIQFQGVQTKPRGLQISKKVGFSDDHPFLSHFRFLRDTLARTTGAMPKFSIPAPTVLDFRLEPGHLAAPYEHRDDIVDDLVQAYRDAVQAFYDAGCRYLQFDDTAWAYLCSDVELEKARARGIETDGIAERYSGMLNRILEGKPDDLKITTHVCRGNFRSTWISSGGYEPVAEALLDHTNYDGYFLEYDSERAGGFEPLRFLPEGDKTVVLGLITSKSGELEDVDAIKKRIDEASAFASLDQLALSPQCGFASTEEGNTLTEDEQWAKIREVVAIADDVWK, from the coding sequence ATGTCCCATGAGCCTCCGTTCCGGGCCGACATCGTCGGCAGCTTCCTCCGTCCCGCCGCGGTCCACGAGGCCCGGCACGACCACGCCCTCGGCGACCTGTCCACGCAGGCGCTCCACGCCGTCGAGGACGACGCGATCATCGACCTCGTCAAGAAGGAGGCGGATGCCGGCCTGAAGCTCGCCACCGACGGCGAGTTCCGCCGCTCGTGGTGGCACTTCGACTTCTTCGGGCTGCTCGACGGCGTCGAGATCGTCGAACTCGACCACGGCATCCAGTTCCAGGGCGTGCAGACCAAGCCCCGCGGCCTTCAGATCTCGAAGAAGGTCGGCTTCAGCGACGACCACCCGTTCCTGAGCCACTTCCGCTTCCTGCGCGACACGCTCGCCCGCACCACCGGGGCGATGCCGAAGTTCTCGATCCCGGCGCCCACGGTCCTCGACTTCCGCCTCGAGCCGGGGCACCTCGCGGCTCCGTACGAGCACCGCGACGACATCGTCGACGACCTCGTGCAGGCGTATCGCGACGCGGTGCAGGCGTTCTACGACGCCGGATGCCGCTACCTGCAGTTCGACGACACCGCGTGGGCGTACCTGTGCTCCGATGTCGAGCTCGAGAAGGCGCGGGCGCGCGGCATCGAGACGGACGGCATCGCCGAGCGCTATTCCGGCATGCTCAACCGCATCCTCGAGGGCAAGCCCGACGATCTGAAGATCACGACGCACGTGTGCCGCGGCAACTTCCGGTCGACCTGGATCTCGTCGGGCGGCTACGAGCCGGTCGCCGAGGCGCTGCTGGACCACACGAACTACGACGGGTACTTCCTCGAGTACGACAGCGAGCGCGCCGGCGGCTTCGAGCCGCTGCGGTTCCTGCCCGAGGGCGACAAGACCGTCGTGCTCGGTCTCATCACGTCGAAGTCGGGTGAGCTCGAGGACGTGGACGCCATCAAGAAGCGCATCGACGAGGCCTCCGCGTTCGCCTCCCTCGACCAGCTGGCGCTCAGCCCGCAGTGCGGCTTCGCCTCGACCGAAGAGGGGAACACGCTCACCGAGGACGAGCAGTGGGCGAAGATCCGGGAGGTCGTCGCGATCGCGGACGACGTCTGGAAGTAG
- a CDS encoding VOC family protein: MATFENFDLAHLGGIELFTPKFEESLHFFRDICAMREVERIGDSAYLRCWDEYQLYTLKLTASDTNGVGRTLYRTTSEEALQRRVKAIEDSGLGHGWREPEVGVGRSYEFEDPDGHLMALYYDTEHYVPDDEDRPALKNQASAYPGRGINARRMDHINYLASDVNAAGEFWRDVMKSRESERVKLDAGGYGAWWFRFHQKSYDVVYSDDWTRQRGRFHHFAIAPDSREDILKAADICLENGIYIEYGPYKHAINQTFFLYVWEPGGNRIEFATAQGRLILDPDWPVVEWSQAERAKGQAWGMKTVPTFHTHGTPFVEHQEEIDRAALEGREFVLPEGDVENE, from the coding sequence ATGGCCACGTTCGAGAACTTCGACCTCGCCCATCTGGGCGGCATCGAGCTGTTCACCCCCAAGTTCGAAGAGAGTCTGCACTTCTTCCGCGACATCTGCGCGATGCGCGAAGTCGAGCGGATCGGCGACTCCGCCTACCTGCGCTGCTGGGACGAGTACCAGCTGTACACGCTGAAGCTCACCGCCTCCGACACCAACGGCGTCGGTCGCACCCTCTACCGCACCACCAGCGAAGAGGCGCTGCAGCGCCGCGTGAAGGCGATCGAGGACTCCGGGCTCGGCCACGGCTGGCGCGAGCCCGAGGTCGGCGTCGGCCGCTCGTACGAGTTCGAGGACCCGGACGGGCATCTCATGGCGCTGTACTACGACACCGAGCACTACGTGCCCGACGACGAGGACCGCCCGGCGCTGAAGAACCAGGCATCCGCCTACCCCGGCCGCGGCATCAACGCCCGCCGCATGGACCACATCAACTATCTGGCGTCGGACGTCAACGCCGCCGGCGAGTTCTGGCGCGACGTCATGAAGTCACGCGAATCCGAGCGCGTCAAGCTCGATGCCGGCGGCTACGGCGCGTGGTGGTTCCGGTTCCACCAGAAGTCCTACGACGTCGTCTACTCCGACGACTGGACGAGGCAGCGCGGCCGGTTCCACCACTTCGCGATCGCCCCGGACTCCCGTGAGGACATCCTCAAGGCCGCCGACATCTGCCTCGAGAACGGCATCTACATCGAGTACGGCCCCTACAAGCACGCCATCAACCAGACGTTCTTCCTGTACGTGTGGGAGCCCGGCGGCAACCGCATCGAGTTCGCCACCGCGCAGGGCCGGCTCATCCTCGACCCCGACTGGCCGGTCGTGGAGTGGAGCCAGGCCGAACGCGCCAAGGGCCAGGCGTGGGGCATGAAGACCGTCCCCACCTTCCACACCCACGGCACGCCGTTCGTCGAGCACCAGGAGGAGATCGACCGCGCCGCGCTCGAGGGCAGAGAGTTCGTCCTGCCCGAGGGCGACGTCGAGAACGAGTAG
- a CDS encoding TRAP transporter small permease: MTEPRPSSPTVLQRIAKVVFVIELTIGAICVLIILALIFLQAAQRYLPFDSFAWTGEISRFALVWLTFSAMGLLVTTRGHIALEVVDTFRSVMLVRIIQVLALVIVAATGVGLAIEAWALVETQGIIRSPVLRLPMSWVYVPVLIGAVSTAIRASIAAIEIAIHGPVLPEPEDDESEATA; encoded by the coding sequence GTGACTGAACCACGCCCGTCGAGCCCGACGGTCCTCCAGCGCATCGCGAAGGTCGTCTTCGTGATCGAGCTGACGATCGGCGCGATCTGCGTCCTGATCATCCTGGCCCTGATCTTCCTCCAGGCCGCCCAGCGCTACCTCCCATTCGACAGCTTCGCGTGGACCGGCGAGATCTCGCGTTTCGCGCTCGTGTGGCTGACGTTCTCGGCGATGGGGCTGCTCGTGACCACCCGCGGGCACATCGCCCTGGAGGTCGTCGACACGTTCCGCAGCGTCATGCTCGTGCGCATCATCCAGGTCCTCGCGCTCGTCATCGTCGCCGCCACCGGCGTCGGCCTCGCCATCGAGGCGTGGGCGCTCGTCGAGACCCAGGGCATCATCCGCTCCCCCGTCCTGCGCCTGCCGATGTCGTGGGTGTACGTGCCCGTGCTGATCGGCGCGGTCAGCACCGCGATCCGCGCGAGCATCGCGGCGATCGAGATCGCCATCCACGGGCCGGTGCTGCCCGAACCCGAGGACGACGAGAGCGAGGCCACGGCATGA
- a CDS encoding bifunctional sugar phosphate isomerase/epimerase/4-hydroxyphenylpyruvate dioxygenase family protein, with protein sequence MRTSIATVCLSGGLVEKLHACAEAGFDGVEIMDADLVAAYESPEEIRALCARLGLTIELFQPFRDFEGVDADLLADNLRRAEAKFDVMERLGADQVLVCSNVATATIDDDAVMAEQLGALADLAAPRGIRIAYEALAWGRFVDDYRRAWRIVELADRPNLGVCLDSFHILSRGHDPAGIEAIHGEKVFFLQLADAPALSMDVLSWSRHHRLFPGEGAFDLTRFLAHVLRTGYRGPLSLEVFNDTFRQTDVKRTAAHARRSLTWLADRTAVENDWDTSRLSPAQDARGIDFVEIAGAELDDLDELLAQLGFAFRGRHRRKPVRLWTYGDARIVLNEQVRDEHPRLAAFGLTVDDAAGAAERARALGAPAVFRRTYSGEQELRAVSAPDGTEVFWNDRAAEGSWIPEFEGGVAEPPALDGEIDHINIGSRWQDFDEAILFAHSVLSLHAEQAAEVPGPLGLVRSQVMRTADGVVRLPVNLAPPTAPLPTRHIAVRCDDVFEVARRARERGMRFLPVPENYYDDLSARFRLDQDFLSRLRELDLFYDRDDSGEFIHFYTETVGTVFLEFLERRGAYDGYGAPNAPVRLAMQRARTR encoded by the coding sequence ATGCGAACGTCGATTGCGACGGTCTGCCTGTCGGGCGGGCTCGTCGAGAAGCTGCACGCCTGCGCCGAAGCGGGCTTCGACGGCGTCGAGATCATGGATGCCGACCTCGTCGCCGCCTACGAGTCGCCCGAGGAGATCCGCGCCCTGTGCGCGCGGCTCGGCCTGACGATCGAGCTGTTCCAGCCGTTCCGGGACTTCGAGGGCGTCGACGCCGACCTCCTCGCCGACAACCTGCGCCGGGCCGAGGCGAAGTTCGACGTCATGGAGCGCCTGGGCGCGGACCAGGTGCTCGTCTGCTCGAACGTCGCCACGGCCACGATCGACGACGACGCCGTGATGGCCGAGCAGCTCGGAGCGCTCGCCGACCTCGCCGCGCCCCGCGGCATCCGCATCGCGTACGAAGCGCTCGCGTGGGGGAGGTTCGTCGACGACTACCGGCGCGCGTGGCGCATCGTCGAGCTCGCCGACCGCCCCAACCTCGGCGTGTGCCTCGACAGCTTCCACATCCTCTCGCGCGGGCACGACCCGGCCGGCATCGAGGCGATCCACGGCGAGAAGGTGTTCTTCCTGCAGCTGGCGGATGCGCCGGCGCTCTCGATGGACGTGCTGTCGTGGAGCCGTCATCACCGGCTCTTCCCCGGCGAGGGCGCCTTCGACCTGACGCGGTTCCTCGCCCACGTGCTCCGCACCGGATATCGCGGGCCGCTGTCGCTCGAGGTCTTCAACGACACGTTCCGGCAGACGGACGTGAAGCGCACGGCGGCGCACGCCCGGCGCTCGCTGACGTGGCTCGCGGACCGCACCGCTGTCGAGAACGACTGGGACACCTCGCGCCTGAGCCCCGCGCAGGACGCCCGCGGCATCGACTTCGTCGAGATCGCGGGCGCCGAGCTCGACGACCTGGACGAGCTGCTGGCGCAGCTGGGCTTCGCCTTCCGCGGGCGGCACCGGCGCAAGCCCGTGCGGCTGTGGACCTACGGCGACGCCCGCATCGTCCTCAACGAGCAGGTGCGGGACGAGCATCCGCGCCTGGCGGCGTTCGGGCTCACCGTCGACGACGCCGCCGGCGCGGCGGAGCGCGCCCGGGCGCTCGGGGCCCCCGCGGTCTTCCGGCGCACGTACTCGGGCGAGCAGGAGCTGCGCGCCGTGTCGGCGCCCGACGGCACGGAGGTGTTCTGGAACGACCGTGCCGCCGAAGGCTCGTGGATCCCGGAGTTCGAGGGCGGCGTCGCCGAGCCGCCCGCGCTCGACGGCGAGATCGACCACATCAACATCGGCAGCCGGTGGCAGGACTTCGACGAGGCGATCCTCTTCGCCCACAGCGTGCTCTCGCTGCACGCCGAGCAGGCCGCCGAGGTGCCGGGCCCGCTGGGGCTCGTGCGCAGCCAGGTGATGCGCACCGCCGACGGTGTCGTGCGCCTGCCCGTGAACCTCGCACCGCCGACCGCGCCGCTGCCGACGCGGCACATCGCCGTGCGGTGCGACGACGTGTTCGAGGTGGCGCGCCGGGCGCGCGAGCGGGGGATGCGGTTCCTCCCCGTGCCCGAGAACTACTACGACGACCTGTCGGCGCGTTTCCGCCTGGACCAGGACTTCCTGTCGCGGCTGCGCGAGCTCGACCTGTTCTACGACCGTGACGACAGCGGCGAGTTCATCCACTTCTACACCGAGACGGTCGGCACGGTCTTCCTCGAGTTCCTCGAGCGCCGGGGTGCCTACGACGGCTACGGCGCACCCAACGCGCCGGTGCGCCTGGCGATGCAGCGCGCACGCACGCGCTGA
- the vapC gene encoding PIN domain nuclease — protein MIIDTSVWIEFLRSGPSDAGDHLAARIKQEERIVVPETVLLELLSGPTDELVAARRRRMLESFEIAPSEPVVDALRAAALQRECRRAGETVRSLGDCLIAAVSLRLALPVLHRDRDFEVLRAHCGVQTVSLL, from the coding sequence GTGATCATCGACACGTCCGTATGGATCGAGTTCCTGCGGTCCGGACCTTCCGATGCCGGCGATCACCTCGCGGCCAGGATCAAGCAGGAGGAACGGATCGTGGTTCCCGAGACTGTGCTGCTCGAGCTTCTCAGCGGCCCGACCGACGAACTGGTCGCAGCGCGGCGCCGACGGATGCTGGAGTCCTTCGAGATCGCACCGTCCGAACCGGTCGTCGACGCGCTGCGGGCGGCGGCGCTGCAACGCGAGTGCCGCCGTGCAGGCGAAACGGTCCGGAGCCTCGGGGACTGCCTCATCGCCGCGGTCTCACTGCGGCTGGCGCTGCCGGTGCTCCACCGCGACCGTGACTTCGAGGTCTTGCGGGCGCACTGCGGGGTTCAGACCGTTTCGCTGCTCTGA
- a CDS encoding TRAP transporter large permease: MTLAILGIAIAVLLFLRVPVAFAFLGPAMVYMVIEGQSTGNALRIVSNAAASFPLLAVPLFVFLGSLANHAGIADRLFRFALAVLAKVRGSLGYVAVGTSVGFSWMSGSAVADAAALGKVQIPAMLANGYTRRFATGVSSTSSLIAPIMPPSIPAVIYAGLAAASTGALFAASVIPALAMAVGLCVVVAVLVQRNPNIRRGKFDKAELLASTKGVILPMVSPFIILGGILGGFFTPTEAAAVGVVYIIIVGLVQRSLTLAGFIRALKETVLTTAGIMLIVASASLLGYILARERLPQMLTELIFSITDNPTVFLALAALLMLLLGTVIDATAILVLVVPILAPIAAQFGIDAIPLGVLLIASLMIGLLTPPVGTVLFVTASVSETRVGEVFRGSLPFLIPAVLVTLSIVLFPDAVLWLPGLLGL, encoded by the coding sequence ATGACGCTCGCCATCCTGGGGATCGCCATCGCGGTCCTGCTGTTCCTGCGGGTGCCGGTGGCGTTCGCCTTCCTCGGACCCGCGATGGTCTACATGGTCATCGAGGGCCAGTCCACGGGCAACGCGCTGCGCATCGTCTCGAACGCCGCGGCCAGCTTCCCCCTCCTCGCCGTCCCGCTGTTCGTCTTCCTCGGCTCGCTCGCGAACCACGCGGGCATCGCCGACCGCCTCTTCCGCTTCGCTCTCGCCGTGCTCGCGAAGGTGCGCGGCAGCCTCGGCTACGTCGCGGTCGGCACGAGCGTCGGCTTCTCGTGGATGAGCGGCTCGGCGGTCGCCGATGCCGCGGCTCTCGGCAAGGTGCAGATCCCGGCGATGCTCGCCAACGGCTATACCCGGCGCTTCGCCACGGGCGTCTCGTCGACCTCTTCGCTCATCGCGCCCATCATGCCCCCCAGCATCCCCGCCGTCATCTACGCCGGCCTCGCCGCCGCGTCGACCGGCGCGCTGTTCGCGGCATCCGTCATCCCCGCCCTCGCCATGGCGGTCGGACTCTGCGTGGTCGTGGCCGTCCTCGTCCAGCGGAACCCGAACATCCGCCGCGGGAAGTTCGACAAGGCCGAGCTGCTCGCGTCCACGAAGGGCGTGATCCTGCCGATGGTCTCGCCGTTCATCATCCTCGGCGGCATCCTCGGCGGCTTCTTCACCCCGACCGAGGCGGCGGCGGTCGGCGTGGTGTACATCATCATCGTCGGCCTCGTGCAGCGCTCGCTCACGCTGGCGGGATTCATCCGGGCGCTCAAGGAGACCGTGCTGACGACGGCCGGCATCATGCTGATCGTCGCCTCGGCGTCGCTGCTCGGCTACATCCTCGCCCGCGAGCGCCTGCCGCAGATGCTCACCGAGCTCATCTTCTCGATCACCGACAACCCGACGGTGTTCCTCGCCCTCGCCGCCCTGCTGATGCTGCTGCTCGGCACGGTGATCGACGCCACCGCGATCCTCGTGCTGGTCGTGCCGATCCTCGCCCCCATCGCCGCGCAGTTCGGCATCGACGCCATCCCCCTCGGCGTGCTGCTGATCGCGTCGCTCATGATCGGGCTGCTGACACCGCCGGTGGGAACCGTGCTGTTCGTGACGGCATCCGTGTCCGAGACACGTGTGGGAGAGGTCTTCCGCGGGTCGCTGCCGTTCCTGATACCCGCCGTCCTCGTCACGCTGTCGATCGTGCTCTTCCCCGACGCGGTGCTGTGGCTGCCCGGATTGCTGGGGCTGTGA